One Ostrea edulis chromosome 2, xbOstEdul1.1, whole genome shotgun sequence genomic region harbors:
- the LOC125678952 gene encoding E3 ubiquitin-protein ligase TRIM71-like has product MATSTTWTQEVITCDLCVKPTQQFCNNCQLSLCVDCISKHVVKLKYQQHDIVYFKDRKIQLVFPECEFHSSQRCEAHCQQCDVPVCLKCILDSHNGHRYKDMSDIFNSKKKKLEKETKEIESIIISQYKEKNEETESKISIIMAEFDELNKEKEKYRKFWHQEVDTIFNNLGSLMKSIKENLLAALTSHHSKIKYQIPNMTQTVQQNKEILKSNNVSAVTNYKSKLQEYRNMPTDINVKLPLLKTNTVQGRELSLELGEYKACLTQTTLSSLTEEVTYLSLQKLFEQAKSITTIPTGLNPLFHVACVGVDEAWVCGKDKTLRYVDIHGYVRDIVTTICQYWPNGITVTRKGELVYSDHHNRTVNIVRHGRTEALITTPQGWRPGQLCCTKSGDILVSMYTSDYSQNKVVRYQGHTVKQEIDSDKDGEPIYKGGEYSLCVVENNNGDIVASDLNSDTVVVVDKSGIVQFRYDGTPARRKKSFNPAHIVTDSMSQIIVADLNNDCLHILDQNGQFLRCVDNCGLDNPQGLSVDSEGRLWVGSHDSGEVKVIQYME; this is encoded by the coding sequence ATGGCCACATCAACCACCTGGACACAGGAGGTTATCACCTGTGACCTTTGTGTCAAGCCTACCCAGCAGTTCTGTAACAACTGTCAACTCAGTTTGTGTGTGGACTGTATTAGTAAACACGTGGTCAAGCTCAAGTACCAACAACATGACATCGTTTATTTCAAAGACAGAAAGATACAACTTGTTTTTCCTGAATGTGAATTTCACTCCAGCCAGAGATGTGAGGCCCACTGCCAGCAATGTGATGTTCCCGTTTGCCTGAAATGCATACTTGATTCCCATAATGGACACAGATATAAAGACATGTCTGATATTTTCAACAGCAAGAAAAAGAAACTTGAAAAggaaaccaaagaaattgagtCCATCATTATTTCACAGTACAAGGAGAAAAATGAAGAAACGGAAAGCAAAATATCCATTATAATGGCCGAATTTGATGAATTgaacaaagaaaaagaaaagtacAGAAAATTCTGGCACCAAGAAGTAGACACCATTTTCAATAATCTCGGTTCTTTGATGAAGTCCATAAAAGAGAATCTCCTGGCTGCTCTAACCTCTCACCATTCCaaaatcaaatatcaaattccaAACATGACCCAAACAGttcaacaaaacaaagaaattctGAAGTCAAACAATGTGTCTGCAGTCACCAACTACAAATCCAAACTCCAGGAATACAGGAACATGCCTACTGATATTAATGTCAAACTGCCATTACTCAAAACCAACACAGTCCAAGGGAGAGAACTCAGCCTGGAATTAGGAGAATACAAGGCTTGCCTGACACAGACAACACTGTCCAGTCTGACAGAAGAAGTCACCTATTTATCTTTACAAAAGCTGTTTGAGCAAGCCAAATCAATTACAACCATTCCTACTGGACTTAATCCTCTATTCCATGTTGCCTGTGTGGGAGTGGATGAAGCCTGGGTTTGTGGTAAAGATAAAACCTTAAGATATGTTGACATACACGGGTATGTACGGGACATTGTCACCACCATATGTCAATACTGGCCGAATGGCATCACAGTTACCAGAAAGGGAGAGCTGGTATACAGTGATCATCACAATAGAACTGTGAACATTGTCAGACACGGGAGAACAGAGGCACTAATAACAACACCACAGGGCTGGCGTCCAGGTCAACTATGCTGTACTAAGTCAGGGGACATCCTGGTCAGTATGTATACTTCTGATTATAGCCAAAATAAAGTTGTTCGTTATCAGGGACATACAGTCAAACAGGAAATAGATAGCGATAAAGATGGGGAACCAATCTACAAAGGAGGGGAATACTCACTGTGTGTGGTGGAGAACAACAATGGAGACATCGTGGCCTCTGATCTTAATTCTGACACCGTGGTCGTGGTGGACAAGTCAGGAATAGTCCAATTCCGATACGACGGTACACCAGCCAGAAGGAAGAAGTCATTTAATCCTGCACATATAGTGACAGACTCCATGAGTCAGATCATTGTGGCAGATCTCAACAATGACTGTCTACACATCCTAGATCAGAACGGACAGTTCCTGAGATGTGTGGACAATTGTGGACTAGATAATCCTCAAGGATTGAGTGTGGACAGTGAGGGGAGGTTGTGGGTAGGGTCACATGATTCAGGAGAAGTTAAAGTGATTCAGTATATGGAATAA